In Phaeobacter piscinae, one genomic interval encodes:
- a CDS encoding VOC family protein → MRKLQVQGVHHITLTGADRQTSIEFWEGVLGMPFIFDQPNLDDPDEGHLYFDPGDGRLITVFTNETRTADRRRTPMDPGCVHHLAFNVSKATFAQAVERLNERGIGHSGPKDRGFMDSIYFKDPMGLLIELACYKFEPPMGCSHTDVMITAHKIRVAAGDYNIQEKHLADAIEQLVERRQQTLSEDRTPRNPY, encoded by the coding sequence ATGCGCAAACTACAGGTCCAGGGCGTTCATCATATCACCTTGACCGGTGCCGACCGGCAGACGTCAATCGAGTTCTGGGAGGGCGTGCTGGGGATGCCGTTCATCTTCGACCAACCCAATCTCGATGACCCGGACGAAGGGCATCTCTACTTCGACCCCGGCGATGGCCGCCTGATCACCGTCTTCACCAATGAGACCCGCACGGCTGACCGTCGTCGCACGCCGATGGATCCTGGCTGTGTCCATCATCTGGCCTTCAACGTCTCAAAGGCCACTTTTGCCCAGGCCGTTGAACGGCTCAACGAGCGCGGCATCGGACATTCCGGTCCGAAGGATCGCGGCTTCATGGATTCGATCTACTTCAAGGATCCGATGGGGTTGCTGATCGAACTCGCCTGCTACAAATTTGAACCCCCGATGGGGTGCTCCCATACGGATGTGATGATCACCGCACATAAGATCCGGGTTGCGGCCGGAGACTATAATATTCAGGAAAAACACCTGGCCGACGCGATAGAGCAGCTGGTTGAGCGGCGGCAACAGACCCTGTCTGAGGATCGCACACCCCGCAATCCCTATTGA
- a CDS encoding DUF1330 domain-containing protein has translation MPALWIAHVTVTDADAYGKYAELAGPAVAKHGGQFIARGGRFVQLEGKERPRNVVAKFPSVDAAVECYNSPEYQEALSHARDASERELMVVEISE, from the coding sequence ATGCCAGCACTCTGGATTGCACATGTCACCGTCACCGACGCAGACGCTTACGGCAAATACGCTGAATTGGCCGGCCCGGCGGTTGCCAAACATGGCGGTCAGTTCATCGCCCGTGGTGGCCGGTTTGTGCAGCTGGAAGGCAAGGAACGTCCGCGCAATGTCGTGGCAAAATTCCCCAGTGTCGATGCCGCGGTGGAGTGCTATAACAGCCCCGAATACCAAGAGGCGCTGAGCCATGCCCGGGACGCCTCCGAGCGGGAGTTGATGGTGGTTGAGATCAGCGAATAA